A DNA window from Candidatus Saccharimonadales bacterium contains the following coding sequences:
- a CDS encoding DUF4396 domain-containing protein: MVDSTHHHNHHEHYLQMSSKMMAANATLHCLLGCAIGEMIGVTIGTHLGFAPHSTIILASILSFLSGYTVSTWPLIKANIPFKKALQLVFAADTLSILTMTIMDNLMMLLIPGAMDKDLTHPIYWLSRIVSLMAAFIVAFPVNVYLLKRGKGHALTHEYHHK, translated from the coding sequence ATGGTGGATTCTACGCATCATCACAATCACCACGAACACTATCTTCAAATGTCATCAAAAATGATGGCGGCCAATGCCACGCTGCATTGTCTGTTGGGATGTGCGATTGGAGAAATGATAGGAGTAACAATTGGTACGCACTTAGGTTTTGCACCTCATAGTACTATCATCCTAGCTTCGATACTTTCGTTCTTATCCGGATATACCGTTTCAACATGGCCACTTATTAAGGCTAATATACCATTCAAAAAAGCACTTCAACTTGTCTTTGCCGCCGACACGCTCTCGATTTTAACGATGACTATCATGGATAATTTGATGATGCTCCTTATTCCTGGGGCAATGGATAAAGATTTGACGCATCCCATCTACTGGCTAAGTCGCATAGTGTCGCTTATGGCAGCATTTATTGTTGCATTCCCAGTTAACGTTTATTTGCTAAAGAGAGGTAAGGGGCATGCTCTTACACACGAATACCATCATAAGTAG
- a CDS encoding metal-sensitive transcriptional regulator, with amino-acid sequence MIDSIKKRALHRAKIIEGQMKGLEKKIDEDAYCMDILVQSLAIQKSLASLNKLVLENHLRTHVADAMSSGVESSQEKALEELLNLYELNNNRSK; translated from the coding sequence ATGATTGATTCTATAAAAAAGAGAGCACTCCACCGAGCAAAAATTATTGAAGGCCAAATGAAAGGTCTTGAGAAAAAAATCGATGAAGATGCATATTGTATGGATATTCTCGTGCAAAGCTTAGCGATTCAAAAATCACTTGCGTCCCTTAATAAGCTTGTGCTCGAGAACCATCTCCGAACGCACGTTGCGGATGCTATGTCTTCTGGCGTAGAAAGTAGCCAGGAAAAAGCACTCGAAGAACTCTTGAATTTATATGAACTAAACAACAATAGAAGCAAATAA